From the genome of Ananas comosus cultivar F153 linkage group 18, ASM154086v1, whole genome shotgun sequence, one region includes:
- the LOC109724320 gene encoding protein EXORDIUM-like 3, which produces MVSVVAHELAEMASNPLVNAWYAGGDPCFPTEIADLCEGIDQRSGAAYNVNGVGGRRFLVEWIWNPVLNYYSGPNALDE; this is translated from the exons ATGGTGAGCGTGGTGGCGCACGAGCTGGCGGAGATGGCGTCCAACCCACTCGTCAACGCCTGGTACGCCGGCGGCGACCCCTGCTTCCCCACCGAGATCGCTGACCTCTGCGAGGGCA TCGACCAGCGCAGCGGCGCCGCCTACAACGTCAACGGGGTCGGGGGCCGGAGGTTCTTGGTCGAGTGGATCTGGAACCCCGTCCTCAACTACTACTCCGGCCCCAACGCCCTCGAcgagtaa